The following proteins come from a genomic window of Triticum aestivum cultivar Chinese Spring chromosome 6A, IWGSC CS RefSeq v2.1, whole genome shotgun sequence:
- the LOC123130364 gene encoding uncharacterized protein: MGLCDCLGECWDDCKWALACLAAVAAVIIIAVMVAAYSFAVQPSITVEDASLTRFALATTPVTSLGYNLSLKLVVRNRNWATTMKNTEPLEAAYKFDGQQFERVQVADKGDKHGPRKTRVYRLDSGSDSAYAALGNAGVAAYKEQNKTGEFELEVAVTGEVRYTLQLKKNKLSGTCKLKLKIDSPATAAVVFEKVKCKLEKEKKE, encoded by the coding sequence ATGGGGCTCTGCGACTGCTTGGGCGAGTGCTGGGACGACTGCAAGTGGGCATTAGcgtgcctcgccgccgtcgccgctgtcatcatcatcgccgtcatGGTCGCCGCCTACAGCTTCGCCGTCCAGCCATCCATCACCGTCGAGGACGCCTCGCTGACCAGGTTTGCGCTGGCGACCACCCCGGTGACCTCGCTCGGGTACAACCTCTCCCTGAAGCTCGTCGTTCGCAACCGGAACTGGGCGACGACCATGAAGAACACGGAGCCGCTGGAGGCGGCGTACAAGTTCGACGGGCAGCAGTTCGAGCGCGTGCAGGTCGCCGACAAGGGCGACAAGCACGGCCCCAGGAAGACCCGGGTGTACCGCCTCGACTCGGGCTCAGACAGCGCCTACGCCGCGCTGGGCAACGCCGGCGTCGCCGCGTACAAGGAGCAGAACAAGACCGGGGAGTTCGAGCTGGAGGTGGCGGTCACGGGCGAGGTGCGGTACACGCTGCAGCTGAAGAAGAACAAGCTGTCGGGGACCTGCAAGCTCAAGCTGAAGATCGACTCGCCGGCGACGGCCGCCGTGGTGTTCGAGAAGGTGAAATGCAAGctcgagaaggagaagaaggagtaG